One window from the genome of Oncorhynchus gorbuscha isolate QuinsamMale2020 ecotype Even-year linkage group LG14, OgorEven_v1.0, whole genome shotgun sequence encodes:
- the LOC123995815 gene encoding fos-related antigen 2-like: MHLNHSADHETTLRGGKRSQLELSSDAINSWASSKSQQLPSSSFIPTINAITSSQELQWMIQPAILASKPGHCLPSHPYQPLDISSSLGPGSHARLGVIRTVGNTHGRSRRSDQLNSAEEERRRLRRERNKLAAAKCRNHRKELTDQLQGETDELEREQACLKTQVERLQEEREKLERMLVSHAPVCLLGCDGHPQAQPLPPPAPTMYPTATSPLAKPLSPPPVIKQEPQEEMLFSFHHHEHCTIKPTYRHVEDYCPSVDSFTIPSMVSCSPARLVDLSCPMLSHHHPSLSGQDRSFREENLPNNLLSKPLPGSDMSLEDGLLGPRFSPNLLTL, encoded by the exons ATGCATCTGAACCACTCCGCGGACCACGAGACCACTCTCCGTGGCGGGAAAAGGAGTCAGCTCGAGCTCTCCTCCGACGCCATCAATAGTTGGGCATCCTCAAAATCCCAACAG CTACCCAGCAGTTCCTTCATCCCCACCATCAATGCCATCACGTCCAGTCAGGAGCTGCAGTGGATGATCCAGCCAGCCATTCTAGCCTCCAAGCCTGGCCACTGCCTACCCTCTCACCCCTACCAGCCCCTGGACATCAGCAGTAGCCTGGGGCCTGGGAGCCATGCAAGGCTCGGGGTAATACGGACAGTGGGCAACACGCATGGAAGGAGCAGGCGTAGTGATCAG TTGAACtcagctgaagaggagaggagaaggttgAGGAGAGAAAGGAACAAGCTGGCTGCTGCCAAGTGTCGAAACCACAGGAAGGAGCTGACCGACCAACTGCAAGGA GAGACTGATGAACTGGAGAGAGAGCAGGCCTGCTTGAAGACCCAGGTTGAGAGGctccaggaggagagagagaagctggagCGCATGCTAGTGTCACATGCCCCAGTGTGTCTACTGGGCTGTGATGGCCAtccccaggcccagccactgCCCCCTCCTGCCCCGACCATGTACCCCACAGCCACCTCCCCCCTGGCCAAACCCCTGAGCCCCCCTCCCGTGATAAAGCAGGAACCTCAGGAGGAGATGCTGTTCTCCTTTCACCACCATGAACACTGCACCATCAAACCCACCTATCGCCATGTAGAAGATTACTGTCCCAGTGTCGACAGCTTCACCATCCCATCCATGGTGAGCTGCAGCCCAGCCCGTTTGGTGGATCTATCCTGTCCCATGCTGTCTCACCATCACCCCAGCCTGAGTGGGCAGGATAGGTCATTCCGGGAAGAGAACCTGCCCAACAACTTGCTCTCCAAGCCTCTCCCTGGTAGTGACATGAGTCTTGAGGATGGACTACTGGGACCACGATTCTCCCCCAACTTGTTGACTCTGTAG